TGGAGTTGTCCGTCGACGACAGAATAATCGACGTCGTCAAAGAGGGGTTTGACGCGGGAATCCGCTATGGCTGTACCGTCCCGGAAGACATGATCGCTCTGCCCTTGGGACCGGAATGAGGCGCTGCGGGCCCCAGTACGCATGATGCAGCAGCGTGACCGATAAGCGCGCCCCGCACAGAACCAAAACCAGGGAATTAGCACATAGCGACAGGCAATTTACGGTGGATTGTCGATGCACTGAGATTGGGCTAAGTAATCCAGCGATTTCCGTTATGTATTGGCGATGTAAAACAAAAAGCCCGGCGTGATCGCCGGGCTTTTTGTTTTTAGTAGCTGCTATTGCCAGACGCGGCCGGTAATAGCGCTCACTCCCACTCAATCGTGGCAGGCGGCTTGCTAGAGACGTCGTAGGTCACCCGCGAGATATTTTCGATCTCGTTGATGATGCGGTTGGACACTTTCTCGATCAGCTCGTAAGGCAGGTGCGCCCAGCGTGCGGTCATAAAGTCCACGGTTTCTACCGCGCGCAGCGCCACCACGTACTCGTAGCGGCGGCCGTCGCCCACTACGCCCACGGATTTGACTGGCAGGAACACCACAAACGCCTGGCTGGTTTTGTGGTACCAGTCCGCCTTGTGCAGCTCTTCGATAAAGATCGCATCCGCTTCGCGCAGGATATCCGCGTACTCTTTTTTCACTTCGCCGAGAATACGCACACCGAGACCCGGGCCCGGGAAGGGGTGGCGGTAGACCATGTCGTAAGGCAAGCCCAGTTCGAGACCGATCTTGCGCACTTCGTCCTTGAACAGTTCGCGCAGCGGTTCCACCAGCTCAAACGCCATGTCTTCCGGCAGGCCACCCACGTTGTGGTGGGACTTGATTACGTGCGCCTTGCCGGTTTTGGCGGCGGCGGACTCGATCACATCCGGGTAGATGGTGCCCTGGGCCAGGAACTTCACATCCTGCAACTGTGTGGCTTCCTTGTCGAAAATTTCGATAAAGGTGTTGCCGATAATTTTGCGTTTGGCTTCCGGCTCGTCCACACCGGTGAGGCGGGACAGGAAGGCCTCTTCCGCATCACTGCGGATCACGCGCACCCCCATGTTATCGGCGAACATCTGCATGACCTGATCGCCTTCGTTTTTACGCAGCAGGCCGTTGTCCACGAAAACGCAGGTCAGCTGGTCGCCGATCGCCTTGTGCAGCAGTGCCGCCACCACGGAACTGTCGACACCCCCGGAAAGGCCCAGCAGCACTTTCGAGCTGCCGACTTGCGCGCGCACCTTGGCAATGGAGTCTTCGATGATGTTTTCCGGAGTCCACAGTTTTTCGCAGCCGCACAGCTCGATAACGAAGTGTTCGTAAATGCGGGTGCCCTGCAATGTGTGGGTCACTTCCGGGTGGAACTGCACTCCGAAGAAATTCTTTTCTGCGTGGTACATGCCGGCGATCGGGCAGGACGGTGTGGAGGCCATCAGCTCGAAGCCTTGCGGCATTTTCACCACTTTATCGCCGTGGCTCATCCATACGTCCAGCAATGCATTGCCGGCATCGTCCAGGTGATCCTTGATGTCGTGCAGCAGCGCAGAATCACCTTCGACTTTTACCTGTGCGTAACCGAATTCGCGCACGTTGCTGCCTTCCACCGCACCGCCCAGCTGGTGCGCCATGGTCTGCATGCCGTAACAGATACCCAGTACCGGCACACCCAGATCAAATACGGCTTGCGGTGCGCGGGGGGAACCCTCTTCCGGCACGGATTCCGGCCCGCCGGCGAGAATGATGCCCTTGGGGTTGTACTCGCGAATTTCCTCGTCGCTCATGTCGAAGGCGCGAATTTCGGAGAACACACCGAGTTCCCGTACGCGGCGGGCGATCAATTGGGTGTACTGGGAACCGAAGTCCAGAATCAGGATTCGGCTGGAATGAATATCTTGGCTCATGGCTTACTCGATCAGTTTTGCCTGAAAAGACAAACGGACCCACCGGGTCCGTTTGTTATTAAATTCGACCCCGGGAAGTACTCTCGACGTTGAGAGCCTCCCCGGGAGCGCGGGGCCCCAGCTCCGCAAGGCAGGCGCGAAGCCCGCCCTAAAAATCATGGCTATTGTGCGGAGCTGGGGCTCCGCACCTCGGGATTAGCGGCCACCGACCGGATAGTTCGGAGCTTCCTTGGTGATCTGCACGTCGTGAACGTGAGACTCGCCCATTCCCGCCGCGGTTACCCGCACGAATTGCGGTTTGGTACGCATGATTTCCATGGTCACACTGCCGGTATAACCCATGGCAGAACGCAGTCCACCCATCATCTGGTGAACGATAGCGGAAATCGGACCTTTGTAAGGTACGCGCCCTTCGATGCCTTCCGGCACCAGTTTTTCCGCGCCCTGGCTGGCATCCTGGAAATAGCGATCGGAAGAACCCTGGGTGCGCGACATGGCGCCCAGCGAACCCATGCCGCGATAGGATTTGTAGGTACGTCCCTGATACAGCTCCACTTCACCCGGCGCCTCTTCGGTACCGGCGAACATGGAACCCATCATTACCGCATAGGCACCTGCAGCGATGGCTTTGGAAATATCGCCGGAGAACCGGATACCACCGTCGGCAATCAACGGAACACCGGTACCTTCCAGGGCTTTGGCCACTTCGGCAATGGCACTTACCTGAGGAACGCCGATACCGGTCACGATGCGGGTGGTACAAATGGAACCGGGGCCGATTCCCACTTTCACCGCGTCGGCGCCGGCTTCCGCCAGGGCAGTAGCCGCTTCTCCGGTGGCAATATTGCCGCCGATCACATCGACCTGCGGATGCATTTCTTTGATACGGCGGACGCGATCGATCACATTCTTACTGTGGCCGTGAGCGGTATCTACCACCAGTACATCGACACCGGCTTCGACCAGTGCTGCTACGCGGTCGTCAGTATCCGGGCTGGTACCTACGGAGGCACCCACGCGCAGACGACCATCGCTGTCTTTACAGGAGTTGGGGTACTGCTCAGCCTTGTTGTAGTCCTTGACCGTGATCAGGCCTTTCAGCTCGAACTTGTCGTTTACTACCAGTACTTTTTCGATGCGGTGCTTGTGCAGCAGCTCGCGTACTTCTTCTGGAGCAGCGCCTTCTTCACAGGTTACCAGACGCTCTTTTGGCGTCATGATACTGGCGACAGAAACGTCCAAGTTGGTCTGGAAGCGCACGTCGCGGCTGGTGACAATACCGACCAGGTCGCCTTTTTCCATCACCGGTACACCGGAAATGTTGTGGTGACCGGTAAGTGCAATCAGCTCACGCACGGTAGCGTCAGATTCGATGGTAATCGGGTCTTTTACGACACCGGCTTCGAATTTTTTCACCGCACGCACCGCCAGAGCCTGCTCTTCAATAGACATGCTCTTGTGGATAATGCCGATACCGCCTTCCTGAGCCAATGCAATGGCCAGGCGCGACTCGGTCACGGTATCCATCGCGGCGGACACCAGCGGAATATTCAGGGTTATATTACGAGACAGTTTTGTCTTCAGGGAAACGTCTTTGGCGGTAACCTCGGAGTAACCGGGCACCAGCAGGACGTCGTCAAAAGTGAGGGCTTCGCGCGCAATGCGCAGAGATTCAGACATGGACACTCAAACCTCAAGGGAGCGGGAATGGGTATCGGCGCGATTATAGCCGCAACATCCGCAGAAACAAAAGACTATTTCGCAGCCGACGGGTGTGGACCGGCAAATCCCTTTACCTGTGCCGCCTTCCCTGCAATATTGGCCGCCCAAACCGGATCACATGAGACCAAAATGCTAAATACCCCGCCCGGAATCGCCTCCCCGCTTCCCACCGACGGAAAACCTGTCCTCACCGTCAGCGAGCTCAACCGGGAAGTGAAACACCTGCTGGAAGGCAGCGTGCCACTGTTGTGGGTAGGTGGCGAAATTTCCAATTTTGCCGCTCCTAGCTCCGGGCACTGGTACTTCACCCTCAAGGACGCTCGCGCCCAGGTGCGTTGCGCCATGTTCCGTGGACGCAACCGCAGCGTGCGCTTCCAGCCCGCTAACGGTCGTGAAGTACTGGCCCGGGCCAGAGTCAGCCTGTATGAAGGGCGCGGCGAGTTCCAGTTGATCATCGAGCATTTGGAGGAGGCGGGCTTTGGCGCACTGATGCGCCAGCTGGAAGCCCTAAAAGCCAAGCTGCAGGCCGAGGGCCTGTTCGATCTGGAGCGCAAGAAGCCCCTGCCCTACTTGCCTGCCACCATCGGCATCATTACCTCGCCCACCGGTGCTGCGGTGCGGGACATGATCCAGGTGCTCGGCCGCCGCTACCCGGCCGCCCACATCGAACTGATTCCGGTTGCCGTACAAGGTCAGGGATCCGCGCGACAGATCGTCGAGGCCATTGATCTGGCCGGGCGCCTGCGGCGCCACGACCTCCTGATCGTGGGCCGCGGCGGTGGCTCTCTGGAGGACCTCTGGTCCTTTAATGAGGAAATCGTAGCCCGTGCACTGGCCGCCTGCCCCATCCCCACCATTTCGGCGGTAGGACATGAAACCGACACGACCATTGCTGATCTGGTGGCGGACGTGCGCGCACCCACGCCCTCGGCGGCGGCGGAAATCGCCAGCGCCAATGCGGCAGCTCTCAGCGAGGAAATTGACAGCGCCCACCGGCGCCTGACCCGCGCAATGACGCTACAGCTACGTCATCTGCATCAGCAGGTACAGTTGATCAGCAACCGTATTCGCCACCCGAGGGAGCAGCTTCAGAATCGGGCCCAGCGCCTTGACCACCTGGAAATGCGCCTTAAATCGGCCATCCGCAACAAGACGGTCGCCCGCGCCCAGCACCTCTCACAGCTGGAACGCGCTCTGACACACGTGCATCCGCAACATAGGATAGGGCGCGCACAGACCAGCCTGTCCCAACAACAACAGCGCCTGCACAAATCCATGCAGTTACTGCTGCAACACAAACGGGAACAGAGCCAGCACACAAGTCAGTTGTTGCACAGTGTCAGCCCTCTGGCCGTACTGGACCGCGGCTACGCCATTGTGCGCGACGATCAGCAACGGGTGATCCGCGATGCCAGCCAGGTCCGCTCTGGACAGCGCATCCATGCCAGGCTGGCCCAGGGTGACATTGCGGCGACGGTGGATTAATTACCCAAACACCACTACCCGGTAACTGCGTCAGGAGAGGGTCAGCACTATCTTGCCAATGTGCTGACTCGACTCCATCAGCCGGTGTGCTTCGACAACCGATTGCAGCGGAAAAGTAGCCGCTATCTGGGGCGCGATTTTGCCGGCGGCAATCAGAGGCCACACCTGCGACTCCAGGTCACGGGCGATTTTTGCTTTCACCTCCGGTGGCTGCGGACGCAGGGTTGAGCCGGTAAGCGTCAGCCGCTTCAACATTACCGGCAACAAATTCACTTCGACTTTGGCACCGGCAAGAAACGCAATATTGACGATGCGACCATCCTTCGCCGCACACTGGATATTGCGCTCTACGTAACCACCGCCAACCATATCCAGAATGACATCTGCCCCATTGCCATCGGTGGCTTGATTGATAACCTCGACAAAATCTTCTTCACGATAATTGATTCCGCGCTCGGCCCCGAGCTTCTCACAGGCCGCGCATTTATCTGCGCTACCTGCGGTGGCAAATACCCGAGCACCGAGACTGGCCGCAATCTGAATAGCGGCAGTGCCAATACCGGAAGAACCGCCATGGACCAGCAGGGTCTCCCCCGCCTTCAGGTGTGCCCGGTGGAGTAAATTGCTCCACACGGTAAAAAAAGTTTCCGGCAGTGCTGCCGCCTCAACCTCGGTCAAACCATCGGGGACAGGCAGGCACTGCCCTGCGGGTGCCACCGCATATTCCGCGTAGCCTCCGCCATTGGTCAGCGCACATACACGATCGCCCACTTGCCAACGGCTGACACCATCGCCGATTGCGGTTACCTCACCCGCCACCTCTAACCCGAGTATCGGAGAGGCGCCCGGCGGCGGCGGATAAAAGCCTGCACGCTGTACAATATCCGGGCGGTTAACACCCGCCGCGGCAACCCGGATCAATACCTCACCCGCGCCCGGCTCCGGCCTGTGGCCTTCCGCCAGCACCATGCTTTCCGGGCCACCGTACTCCGGCAGATCGATATAGCGCATACAGTTACTCCCCGATGTAAACAACGATTGCAAATGAACTGGGGGAGATCCTACAACAAAAAAAGCCCGGCTGGGCCGGGCTAAGCAAAGCTTGGAGGAGGTGAGGTAACGCTTAGATTTCGTAATTCAACTCAATGCCGACAATGCGTCCGCGATTGAGCGGTGTGAAGCTGGCCCCCACACCCCCAATGGTTTCGGGAAGCTGCGTGTCATTACCTTCGCTGACTTCATCCAGCATGTTCTTGCCAAACAATGCCACGCGATAATTGCCGGCATCCGGAGTGATTCCGATACTGAAGTCCACCATTTCCACCTCGCTTAACATCCCCCGATTGTCTTCGGTGTAGGCAGAGGCGTCGCGGTGGTTGTAGTTAAGACGGGAAGTCAAGGTACCCCAACTGCCGAGCTGAAGGTCGTGCACCATACCCACCCCATAGGTCCAGGGGGCGAGACGGGGAATTTCCAGCGCATAATCCGCAGAATCCACCACCCCATCAGTACCACTGATATCCAGCCAGATATCATCGTACTCACCATCGACATAACCCACATTCATGGTCAGCAGAAGATTGTCGGTAGCCGCCGCCATCATTTCGAATTCAGCGCCGCGAATGGTGGCGTCAGCGGTGTTGCGGATCAACTGGGTAACACCGGATATTGCGTTGGGCAGATTCAACTCCCGCTGCATATCCTCGATGGTATTGTGGAACAGCGCCATATTGGCCTTGACCCGGCCGCCGAGCCATTGCGCCTTGCTGCCGATCTCGAAACTGTTCTGCTCTTCCTGATCGGTCGGCCCTGGGAGATAGGGCAATCCGTTGCTGGGGTCAACCCCGGTATTGCGCATGTTATAGCCGCCGCTGCGGAAACCCTTGGTCCATACCGCATAGGCTTGAGCAGAGTCACTCAGCAACCATTGCAAGCCCACTTTGGGGGTAAATGCGCTCCACTCTTCGCTATCCGAAAAATCGTAAGCAGAGCAACCATCTCTATCACAGCCATTGCTGGGAAGAATGGTGGCGATATCCGCTGACTTATCTTCTTTTGAATAGCGACCGCCTAGTGTGAGCACCCAGGATTCATTTAGGTCAATATCTGCCTGGGTAAAGACTCCAACGGCCTTGTGATCTTGCACACCACCGCCTGCCATCAACAAAGAGCCGCCGGAAAAGCTACGCTGCTCGATATATTCCAGGTCCTGGCTAAACCAGTAGAGGCCAGTAGTGATAGCGGCGGCACCAAAGCGGCCGGAATAACGCAGTTCATTGCTGAGCTGACTCTGGTCGATCAAACTGTAAGAGTGGAAAATATGAATCGGTAAGGAATCGATATCCCCTTCACCGTCAGTTTCATAACTCCGCCACGCCAGTACATTGGTGATGGTACCATTGCCAAAGGCGACGTCCTGATTGTACTCGGCAATCGCCTGGCTCCAGTCGGTATCCGCCCAACCTTCCTCATCGATTGCCAGCTCAAAAGAGTCTTCACTGTTGTCCCAGTCGGTGACCCCAACCGACGCAGCAAATGCCTGGGCGCTGGCACCCCGGTTTTGCCCGGTAGGGCCGTCTGCATCCACATGGCCTTTTTCCATACGCACGATCAGATCGGCGGACTCACCCATCTCGACGGTGAAACTGGGGCGCACAAACCAGGTAGTGGAAGCACCCAGATTGTCATTGCCGGTGGCCTTGTTTTCAAACCAGCCCTGGTCATCGCTATAGTAAGCCGTGAGTCGTCCATTGACGTTTTCACTGATCTGGCCAGAAATCGTTCCCGCCAGATTGGTTTCCTCTTGTGCGGTGGTGGAAAAGCGTACCTTGCTGGTGAACTCTTCCGTGGGTTTCGCCGTTTTGACAACGACCGCACCGCCGGTAACATTGCGC
This is a stretch of genomic DNA from Microbulbifer bruguierae. It encodes these proteins:
- a CDS encoding NAD(P)H-quinone oxidoreductase, with translation MRYIDLPEYGGPESMVLAEGHRPEPGAGEVLIRVAAAGVNRPDIVQRAGFYPPPPGASPILGLEVAGEVTAIGDGVSRWQVGDRVCALTNGGGYAEYAVAPAGQCLPVPDGLTEVEAAALPETFFTVWSNLLHRAHLKAGETLLVHGGSSGIGTAAIQIAASLGARVFATAGSADKCAACEKLGAERGINYREEDFVEVINQATDGNGADVILDMVGGGYVERNIQCAAKDGRIVNIAFLAGAKVEVNLLPVMLKRLTLTGSTLRPQPPEVKAKIARDLESQVWPLIAAGKIAPQIAATFPLQSVVEAHRLMESSQHIGKIVLTLS
- the xseA gene encoding exodeoxyribonuclease VII large subunit, whose product is MLNTPPGIASPLPTDGKPVLTVSELNREVKHLLEGSVPLLWVGGEISNFAAPSSGHWYFTLKDARAQVRCAMFRGRNRSVRFQPANGREVLARARVSLYEGRGEFQLIIEHLEEAGFGALMRQLEALKAKLQAEGLFDLERKKPLPYLPATIGIITSPTGAAVRDMIQVLGRRYPAAHIELIPVAVQGQGSARQIVEAIDLAGRLRRHDLLIVGRGGGSLEDLWSFNEEIVARALAACPIPTISAVGHETDTTIADLVADVRAPTPSAAAEIASANAAALSEEIDSAHRRLTRAMTLQLRHLHQQVQLISNRIRHPREQLQNRAQRLDHLEMRLKSAIRNKTVARAQHLSQLERALTHVHPQHRIGRAQTSLSQQQQRLHKSMQLLLQHKREQSQHTSQLLHSVSPLAVLDRGYAIVRDDQQRVIRDASQVRSGQRIHARLAQGDIAATVD
- a CDS encoding TonB-dependent receptor, which codes for MGSPFDAFTPTPFQWNKSAATSKKLALSSACSVAAMSLACGVGSVQAAENSVSTLLEEVQVVARKRGDAERLQDVPIAATAYSSDQLEALQTRDLESLAFKMPNVQMDDAGTIKSTANFTVRGLGVSSSIPSIDPTVGVFVDGMYMGINAGVILDLFDLEGIEVLRGPQGLLFGRNVTGGAVVVKTAKPTEEFTSKVRFSTTAQEETNLAGTISGQISENVNGRLTAYYSDDQGWFENKATGNDNLGASTTWFVRPSFTVEMGESADLIVRMEKGHVDADGPTGQNRGASAQAFAASVGVTDWDNSEDSFELAIDEEGWADTDWSQAIAEYNQDVAFGNGTITNVLAWRSYETDGEGDIDSLPIHIFHSYSLIDQSQLSNELRYSGRFGAAAITTGLYWFSQDLEYIEQRSFSGGSLLMAGGGVQDHKAVGVFTQADIDLNESWVLTLGGRYSKEDKSADIATILPSNGCDRDGCSAYDFSDSEEWSAFTPKVGLQWLLSDSAQAYAVWTKGFRSGGYNMRNTGVDPSNGLPYLPGPTDQEEQNSFEIGSKAQWLGGRVKANMALFHNTIEDMQRELNLPNAISGVTQLIRNTADATIRGAEFEMMAAATDNLLLTMNVGYVDGEYDDIWLDISGTDGVVDSADYALEIPRLAPWTYGVGMVHDLQLGSWGTLTSRLNYNHRDASAYTEDNRGMLSEVEMVDFSIGITPDAGNYRVALFGKNMLDEVSEGNDTQLPETIGGVGASFTPLNRGRIVGIELNYEI
- the guaA gene encoding glutamine-hydrolyzing GMP synthase produces the protein MSQDIHSSRILILDFGSQYTQLIARRVRELGVFSEIRAFDMSDEEIREYNPKGIILAGGPESVPEEGSPRAPQAVFDLGVPVLGICYGMQTMAHQLGGAVEGSNVREFGYAQVKVEGDSALLHDIKDHLDDAGNALLDVWMSHGDKVVKMPQGFELMASTPSCPIAGMYHAEKNFFGVQFHPEVTHTLQGTRIYEHFVIELCGCEKLWTPENIIEDSIAKVRAQVGSSKVLLGLSGGVDSSVVAALLHKAIGDQLTCVFVDNGLLRKNEGDQVMQMFADNMGVRVIRSDAEEAFLSRLTGVDEPEAKRKIIGNTFIEIFDKEATQLQDVKFLAQGTIYPDVIESAAAKTGKAHVIKSHHNVGGLPEDMAFELVEPLRELFKDEVRKIGLELGLPYDMVYRHPFPGPGLGVRILGEVKKEYADILREADAIFIEELHKADWYHKTSQAFVVFLPVKSVGVVGDGRRYEYVVALRAVETVDFMTARWAHLPYELIEKVSNRIINEIENISRVTYDVSSKPPATIEWE
- a CDS encoding LysR substrate-binding domain-containing protein; its protein translation is MNNYRDRPAGQLRINVLSDAARLVVAPILAQYTATYPEVRLELSVDDRIIDVVKEGFDAGIRYGCTVPEDMIALPLGPE
- the guaB gene encoding IMP dehydrogenase; the encoded protein is MSESLRIAREALTFDDVLLVPGYSEVTAKDVSLKTKLSRNITLNIPLVSAAMDTVTESRLAIALAQEGGIGIIHKSMSIEEQALAVRAVKKFEAGVVKDPITIESDATVRELIALTGHHNISGVPVMEKGDLVGIVTSRDVRFQTNLDVSVASIMTPKERLVTCEEGAAPEEVRELLHKHRIEKVLVVNDKFELKGLITVKDYNKAEQYPNSCKDSDGRLRVGASVGTSPDTDDRVAALVEAGVDVLVVDTAHGHSKNVIDRVRRIKEMHPQVDVIGGNIATGEAATALAEAGADAVKVGIGPGSICTTRIVTGIGVPQVSAIAEVAKALEGTGVPLIADGGIRFSGDISKAIAAGAYAVMMGSMFAGTEEAPGEVELYQGRTYKSYRGMGSLGAMSRTQGSSDRYFQDASQGAEKLVPEGIEGRVPYKGPISAIVHQMMGGLRSAMGYTGSVTMEIMRTKPQFVRVTAAGMGESHVHDVQITKEAPNYPVGGR